The Xenopus tropicalis strain Nigerian chromosome 1, UCB_Xtro_10.0, whole genome shotgun sequence DNA segment CCAAGAGGCAGCGAATTATGGAGCATGTCCGTCCCCCTGCAGCTAGTATTGTGTTAAATTTTAAAGCCAGTCACAAAGATTACAATGCTATGGACATAATTGATATCCTCACTTCAGCATATGGGAAGCATGAGGACCCTGACCAGTTATTGGCTGACTTTAAACAGATGAGACAGAAGTCTTCTGAGGATGTATCTGCATTCACCCTCCGTCTAGAGAATATGCTGCGGAAtctcttgtcaaaaaaagtgattACAGCAGAGGAAGTAGATACACTACGTCTAAAACAATTACTAAAGGGGATGTCCCCATTCTTCCCCATGTATTCCACGTTGCAGATACTCCTGAGGGATAAAAGGGATACCGGCTTTATTGACCTGATGAAAATGATTAAGcaagaggaggcaaccctacgCTTTGCTGGTACCTCGCGGGTACCAAAGCAGAACCCCGCTTTACCTACCTCGAAGGATATTAAGCTAACTGGAAAGGGTGTACCATCAATAACCCCAATCCGGAAAAGGTTCCCATCAGAGTGGCATAAGGGGGTACCTGCCACTACCCCTACCAGTTGTTTCGGGTGTGGCCAGGAGGGGCATTTTGTTAAAGACTGTCCTGAGAAATTTTCCCCTAATGCAGTGCAGACAATGTCATGTGGGAAGCCAAGTAGCTACCCCAACAAGGTTACAAAACCCTCTGCGACAAAGGACAGAAACATGGTGGGCCCTAAGTCCTTGGTAGACATCCTGTTAGATGGGCAGCCAGTACAAGCTTTGTTTGATACCGGATCACAGGTCACAATAATCCACTATAGTTATTACCTGCAACATCTATCCCACAAACCTTTACAGCCCGCTAGAGGTTTAGAATTGtgggggctgaatcagcaggcctACCCCATACATGGATTGCTACAAGTGACTATAACCATGCCGAGGTGCCATGGTACACTGCCTCTGTCCCAGGAAGTTGATGCTGTGGTCTGCCCAGATACAGGAAACCCTAACGCTGCTCCCatcattctgggaacaaatgttAGTGAGGTACGGACTACCCTAAACCCTTCAGTCACTGTGACAAAAGCCCCTAGGTATTCTGACCATGGTCCAGAGGTTGTCTGCAACACCTTCACAGTTACTTACAAGTATGGGTTGTTACGCCATGTAGCTGGGCAAACTGTTGAGATTCCTCCGGGGTCCATTAGGACTGTGAGAGCACTAACTGATGTAAAACCTGAGATGATGAAAGGCTATAGATGTGTGCTGGTTGAAAGCCCCTCCGAGGCAGTGGTCCAGAATGGGTGGAAAGTTGTCCCAGAGAAGAAAGAGTGGGGCAAGAAAATACCTCTAGTTGCTCAAGTAACTGTTCAAAATATTTCTCCATATGCTGTAGTAATCCGGCCTAAACAGGAGTTGGCGTATTGCTACCCCGTTCATGAGGTTTCTGACCTTGCTGAGGTTCAGTCCACCCCAGTATCTGCTTCTGTATCAAACTTGGCATTTGATTTTGGGGATTCCCCTGTTTCTGAGGAGTGGAAGCAGAGGCTGAGTAACGGTTTACTAGAACGCAGACAAGTCTTTTCAACAGACGAAATGGATGTAGGGCGTGCTAAAAGTACccagcacactatccgcttatccGACTCCACTCCATTTAGGGAGCGGCCTAGGCGAGTCCCCCCCAAGGACCGGGAGGATCTCCAGCGCACCTTACAGGAAATGAAAAGGCGAGGAATTATTGCTGACAGTCGGAGCCCCTATGCTTCCCCTATAGTCATCGTGAGGAAAAAGGATGGCTCAATCCGGTTGTGCGTGGATTATCGTACTTTAAATAGACGCACTGTACCTGACCAGTACACTCTACCTCGAATTGAGGAGACTCTGGAAGCCCTTAATGGTAGCAAATGGTTCACTGTAATGGACTTACGCTCTGGCTATTACCAGGTACCTATGGCATCTGAGGATCAGGAAAAGACTGCATTTATATGCCCCTTGGGTTTTTACCAGTTCACAAGGATGCCCCAAGGTATTTGTGGGGCCCCAGCTACCTTTCAGAGACTTATGGAGAAGATGTTGGGAGACCTGTCACCCCGAGAGTGCCTGGTGTATCTGGATGATATCATTGTGTTTGGGACTACCCTAGAGGAGCATGAGCAGCGTCTGATGAATGTGATTGACCGATTAATAGCAGAAGGACTAAAACTGTCAATCGACAAATGTAAGTTTTGCCGCTCCTCAGTAACCTATGTAGGCCATGTGGTCTCTACAGAAGGAATAGGAACTGACCCGGCCAAGATTGAAGCGGTGGTAACCTGGCCCAAACCCCAAAATGTCACTGAGCTGAGATCATTTCTCGGGTTTTGTGGTTACTACAGGCGATTTGTAGAGGGGTATTCAAGAGTGGCCCACCCATTAAATGAATTGTTGAGGCTTTCTAATGTGCATGGTGAAGGGACAAAAAGAGATGCTAAAGCCCCTTTTGGTGATAAGTGGACTTCAGCCTGTGAAGAGGCCTTTGTTCAGTTAAAGAAAAGGCTGACAGAAGCCCCTGTATTGGCTTATGCAGATGCTCACAGACCATATGTCCTCCATGTTGATGCCAGTTATGAAGGGTTGGGAGGTGTCCTACACCAGAGGTACCCAGAAGGGCTGCGGCCAGTGGCCTATCTTAGTAGGAGTCTGGCACCCAGTGAAAAGAATTATCCTGTGCATAAACTGGAATTCCTGGCTCTTAAGTGGGCCATTGTGGACAAGTTGCATGACTTCTTATATGGAGTAGAGTTTGAAGTACGAACAGATAATAACCCTCTCACATATATTTTGACTACTGCTAAACTTGATGCCACAGGGCACCGTTGGTTAGCTGCACTGTCAAACTACTCTTTCACCCTCAAGTACAAACCAGGGCCTAGGAATATAGGAGCGGATGCTCTCTCTAGACGACCGGGTCTGCCTgccctggaggatgatggggagtGGGAAGAGATACCCAGCATCGGTATGAAGGCCTACTGTGCTACAGCTGCTGTAGTGGATGACAAAGTGGCTTTTTCTGAGTTGAGGGTCGTAGATTCTGTTGGTGGAGGGCCGGAATCTGTACCACCTATGTACTGCTGTCCCATTTCTCTAGTAGGGGGAGAATCCAAGTTAATCAGTCACAAGGACatggttcaaagccagaaaactgATCCTGTGATAGGGCACCTGTGGAGAGCGGTTAACAGCAGAAATCCTGCTTTGCTCAAGAAGAGTTTGCCAGGAGGGTATGAATTTTTCCAACGTGACTGGGGGAAGTTCTGTGTGGAACAAGGACTGTTATACCGGTTGATACCATATCATAATCACCCTGGGAGGCGGCAATTAGTGTTGCCCCTTAAATTCAGGAACATGGTGTTAAGGAGTCTGCATGATCACCATGGACATCTTGGAATGGAGAAGACTTACGGGCTGGTCCAAGACCGCTTTTTCTGGCCTAAAATGAGAGATGCAGTTGCAAGTTACTGCAGGAAGTGCCTAAGGTGTCTGCAAAGGAAGACACTTCCAGTCCTCGCTGCCCCCATGGGTCACCTTAAAAGTTCAGAGCCCATGGACTTGGTGTGCATGGACTTTCTTTGTATTGAGAATGATTCGAGGGGCATCGGTAATGTTCTGGTAGTCACCGATCACTATACCAGGTACGCCCAAGCTTTCCCCACCAAGGACCAAAAAGCCTCCACAGTCGCTAAAGTACTATGGGAGAAGTTTTTCATTCACTACGGGTTGCCAAGTAGATTACATTCTGATCAAGGCAGAGACTTTGAGAGCCGTCTTATTAAAGAGCTTTTGCAACTGTTACATATTGAAAAGAGCCGAACTACTCCCTATCACCCCcagggagatgcccttcctgagAGATTTAACCGGACATTGTTGGACATGCTAGGTACCCTGCCAGTGGAGGATAAAAAGAGCTGGAGCAAGCATGTGGAGGCTATGGTGCATGCTTATAACAGTACTCGGCATGATAGCACTGGTTTCTCTCCATACTTCTTGATGTTTGGGAGGGAGCCAAGGTTGCCCCTTGATGTCCAGCTGGGTGTATCTACAGATGGAGTGAGTCATCGGGACCACTTTCAGTACGTTTCCCGATTGAGGGAAGGCTTGACTACTGCCTATCGTTTGGCTGAAGAGAATGTTAGCAAGTTGAATGCCAATAACAAAAGGAGGTATGATCATAAAGTCAAGTACAGAGAGTTACTTCCAGGTGACAAAGTGTTACTAAGGAATTTAGGAGTGCCTGGGAAGCATAAGCTGGCTGACCGTTGGAGAAATGAACTATTCGATGTGGTGAGCAAGCTGCCTGGGATTCCGGTGTACAAGATAAAGGGACCAGAGGGTCGAGTAAAAGCCTGGCATAGAAATCACTTACTCCCTGTATCTCAAGCAAGTGATGTTTCTACAGGTATTGACATTGAGGAAGGTCAAATGGAGGGTACTTCTGACTTCCCCAACGCCACGGAAATCCCACCTACGGTTCAACAGACCCCTATGGATGCTCAAATGCCTGAACCTGATGAGGGTGGCAATGATGTAACTCAGAGCGACTCTCTTCCTTCTGAGGACTGGCCTATTCCTGTCAGGGATAATTTGAATCCTGCATCCCCGGAGTTTGTACCAAGGTCTGAGACAAACCAGAGGTTGTTGCTGAGTGATGGAAACCCTTCTAATGAGGATTCAGCTAGAGGACTCCCCCCGAGAGAGGTGAGACGGGGTGCACGAGTTCGGCAGCCCCCACCTGTACTGACTTATGATACACTGGGAAATCCTTCTTATGTACCACATGCTGGACTTTACCATGCCTGGGTAGGGGCGGTGTCCAATCTGGTAAATATGCTGCCGGTGTTTGCACCACCAGGACTATACTATTATTGATTCAGTTTATGAAATGTGCCTTGGTAAGTATAAGGTTGAGTATGTTGCATGCAGTTCCTTTTCAGCTAGTGGTTATGTAAATAGGCACTGTGAGCTAAAGCAGGCCAGAAGATTTTGTATGCTTCATGTTATTGCATTActtggttatgttttttttttattgtttgtcagccaggaggtgacagtttttaagcagggggagaatgtaggggagctgtgtattcttgtctctcctctgtgctgttactgtgtaaggaggaggagcccccaccccctgtgtgagctgacaggaaggaaatgAGAGgagagggtgctgctgggaacgaggaagcagatagacaagcaaggtgttggtagctcaaacagtgctctgtataataaagtaattgggaatcctccccagtggcagaaagcgcgctctcttagggtgcggaaggaaagggggtcctgtacagggctctgaagaacaaagcgtgctcttctcagggcacggaaagccaaagggagttctaagactctgaagcacttgccacataagtgggggattcccctcagcagttcagaaagtactacctactgtatgttatgtgagtgaggttgcccctggctggcaggctgtatctatctctgttaatttaaaggtatagcgtcctgccaataaatccatcaacctttcctgtgtttgtgtgctgtggatcagagaagtttcccagggaggggtaccgcagtccaacctgtcctgaccctgggtggaggcacgccattatcagtgtacctgcccttccatacagcggaggctcagggctcctgtagcgccacacgcaggtgaatgcgtgctagatctcatgcagtagcaaaagagggctacacatacatacaaaacttAAAGACATTTTCAAACTGTagttaaagcaaacatctcatttaCTAACTCTTCCAGAACTGTTCTGCACGCTCAGCGTGGCTTTGGCTTTTGTAGAAGAGGGAGGGAAGGAAAGTGAGGGACCTTCTTGCTATATGGCAATGCATTAACCACAGGCATATATTCCGAGGCAACAACAGCTAATAATTGTTCCAAAGGAAATGCAGTTTTGCTGTTAgaagaaaaactgtttttttgtcaaatatataaataagtgcagCCAGGCAAGTATGCCCATACAAAGCTTTTGATTGTGGTCCCTGGGAGCATGGAAGGTGGTCCAGGTTGGGACCCCAACTTAACTCTCACAACATTGCAGTATCTGTGGCATTTGGGTGCATTTGGGTACATGGCCCTGCTCTGCACACTAGTCCTTCACTCACCTACAGACTGTGAACCAGCTTGCTTCTATGTCCCTATGGCTGGGCAATGGCTGGCAGTGCTGCCCCCTAGCGATATGAGTGGTTGGTATATAACACATGTGGCTTGGACACTTTACAGAGGCTAGGTGCCATTGCACATCCAGCAATACTGGTTTAACCAAATGGGGTTTGGACTGTTCAGTGCAAAAGGGAGCTTAAATATTTCTACTTGAGGGggtaggtctggactgggatataaaataggccctggcaatccaagtacacagaggcccaaacagccccccacacgcccaataaatagtgtctgccTGTGACTATACatcagcctctctggcatttgccagaatccacagattgccagtccgggcgtGTGAGGGGGCACACGTCATACAAATATGGTCAGTAAATCATTCCCTTTTTATTCTATGCCTCATTCAGTCTGCTGTTCTTTTCTCCTTTGTTCCTGCTTTTACTTTGCTGTTGCACTAatttgggggcctatttattatactgtgtacaaCGAAATTCGCCAAAAAAtgacagtgtaaaaagctgtgtaaaataaatggagaatttTGCCGTCTGACGGCAGATTTTATACCGTTATTTTAAGTAAGTTCCAgcgaaagaaaaaagaaaaaattatgccGGTAATGCGTGcttcattttatataataataaataaactgcaTTCTTTCAGGTGATTTCACATGTTATAGTCATTGTATTTGTAGACAAGTATTGTTTACATGTAGGAGTGAGTctctggttgcctagcaacatggGTCCAAAACCCAGCTAgagtgtttaaaggaacagttcagtgtagaaaTGAAACTAGGTAAGATGGAtagactgggcaaaataaaaaatattttcaatatagttagttaggcaaaaatgttatctataaaggctggagtgcgcagatgtctaacataatagccagaactctacttcctgctttcagctctctaacctgttagcagtcagtaaccagagTGGGGCCCATatgggccataactgttcagttagtttgcttttgaatctaacATGAAtttattctggctattatgttagacatctgcccactccagcctttatagatgacatttttgtctaactaactatattagaaacattttttatcttGCACAGTCTATTTACCCAATATTAAAACTGttctgtttgtttttcatttcaaATTTCTGTGTGAAATCGAAATGttaagtaataaacctttctttttttttacatttacattttttttgacaatTCTTTAAACCCTAGATATGTGAAATGTAGGGAATTATACTAACTTTGATGCAACGGTATGGAATCCGTGGCCCTTTGTGTTTATCTCACCCATTAGACTATTGAGGGATTGATAGTATACATAGCACAAGTCTGGAgtccaaagaaaaaaatatatttagtcatctgactttatttttattgcaatagGTTTTAGTGGGAAAAGATT contains these protein-coding regions:
- the LOC116407661 gene encoding uncharacterized protein LOC116407661, with amino-acid sequence MPLITPTQVYEWALKEKVNPDHVFAIDRVPPEVTLEMLESNLSKYRHLEGAHLIADEGSTMDGYAVLLFKVSDPLNSEVGPYAVFPAGDLSVGCPLVYPQAVVAPWKVEAPSPDAGYTSRKRRLLPSLPCNVQHTVKQEPLVTETSEAKDVSISEHPLTDAITQMTEALAQGLQLSHYKKLKTFSGTEPVPTGEEGFETWKESALQALDEWACSEQTKRQRIMEHVRPPAASIVLNFKASHKDYNAMDIIDILTSAYGKHEDPDQLLADFKQMRQKSSEDVSAFTLRLENMLRNLLSKKVITAEEVDTLRLKQLLKGMSPFFPMYSTLQILLRDKRDTGFIDLMKMIKQEEATLRFAGTSRVPKQNPALPTSKDIKLTGKGVPSITPIRKRFPSEWHKGVPATTPTSCFGCGQEGHFVKDCPEKFSPNAVQTMSCGKPSSYPNKVTKPSATKDRNMVGPKSLVDILLDGQPVQALFDTGSQVTIIHYSYYLQHLSHKPLQPARGLELWGLNQQAYPIHGLLQVTITMPRCHGTLPLSQEVDAVVCPDTGNPNAAPIILGTNVSEVRTTLNPSVTVTKAPRYSDHGPEVVCNTFTVTYKYGLLRHVAGQTVEIPPGSIRTVRALTDVKPEMMKGYRCVLVESPSEAVVQNGWKVVPEKKEWGKKIPLVAQVTVQNISPYAVVIRPKQELAYCYPVHEVSDLAEVQSTPVSASVSNLAFDFGDSPVSEEWKQRLSNGLLERRQVFSTDEMDVGRAKSTQHTIRLSDSTPFRERPRRVPPKDREDLQRTLQEMKRRGIIADSRSPYASPIVIVRKKDGSIRLCVDYRTLNRRTVPDQYTLPRIEETLEALNGSKWFTVMDLRSGYYQVPMASEDQEKTAFICPLGFYQFTRMPQGICGAPATFQRLMEKMLGDLSPRECLVYLDDIIVFGTTLEEHEQRLMNVIDRLIAEGLKLSIDKCKFCRSSVTYVGHVVSTEGIGTDPAKIEAVVTWPKPQNVTELRSFLGFCGYYRRFVEGYSRVAHPLNELLRLSNVHGEGTKRDAKAPFGDKWTSACEEAFVQLKKRLTEAPVLAYADAHRPYVLHVDASYEGLGGVLHQRYPEGLRPVAYLSRSLAPSEKNYPVHKLEFLALKWAIVDKLHDFLYGVEFEVRTDNNPLTYILTTAKLDATGHRWLAALSNYSFTLKYKPGPRNIGADALSRRPGLPALEDDGEWEEIPSIGMKAYCATAAVVDDKVAFSELRVVDSVGGGPESVPPMYCCPISLVGGESKLISHKDMVQSQKTDPVIGHLWRAVNSRNPALLKKSLPGGYEFFQRDWGKFCVEQGLLYRLIPYHNHPGRRQLVLPLKFRNMVLRSLHDHHGHLGMEKTYGLVQDRFFWPKMRDAVASYCRKCLRCLQRKTLPVLAAPMGHLKSSEPMDLVCMDFLCIENDSRGIGNVLVVTDHYTRYAQAFPTKDQKASTVAKVLWEKFFIHYGLPSRLHSDQGRDFESRLIKELLQLLHIEKSRTTPYHPQGDALPERFNRTLLDMLGTLPVEDKKSWSKHVEAMVHAYNSTRHDSTGFSPYFLMFGREPRLPLDVQLGVSTDGVSHRDHFQYVSRLREGLTTAYRLAEENVSKLNANNKRRYDHKVKYRELLPGDKVLLRNLGVPGKHKLADRWRNELFDVVSKLPGIPVYKIKGPEGRVKAWHRNHLLPVSQASDVSTGIDIEEGQMEGTSDFPNATEIPPTVQQTPMDAQMPEPDEGGNDVTQSDSLPSEDWPIPVRDNLNPASPEFVPRSETNQRLLLSDGNPSNEDSARGLPPREVRRGARVRQPPPVLTYDTLGNPSYVPHAGLYHAWVGAVSNLVNMLPVFAPPGLYYY